The genome window GAACTTTACACAGCTGTAGTTGACATCAAAATTATATATGAGTTCAGAAGTAAAAGGAAGCAAATTTGTCATGGGTCTCTTCCCAGTTTATTTTCTGACTCCTCATAtgaagatttgtttgttttggtataTTTCCCACAACGGCTGTAGTCTGAGAACTCATACTTGCGGCTGCCGTGAGCCCATACTCAGAGAGAATGTAATTTAAGGAGACTTTAGTTTCATTAAAGTGTACTgtgtggctctctttctctcagaaATTGCCCTGCAGCAGGTCTCCATGTTCTTCAGGTCAGACCCAAAGTGGGAGGTCCTGGAGCCTCTCAGAGACATGGGTAAGTTTAAGTCACATGACATGTTAAAAAGAAATCGGACTGATTCAGTTATAAAACATTAGTGAACAGAGTGCTGTGACTGCAGTTTTTAGAGCGTTGTTTTCCTTTCTAATTAAGATGATCATGGAGGGGTTGGTGGTGTTTGTTCAGACCTTCCATCCAGCTGCTGACATCTGTTATTGTCAATTTATGTTAATCCTCCTacactttttcttttagatTAAAATGCAGTGACTATGGGTTTGTGTCAGCCATTATTTGAATAAATTGAAgtcattaatttaatttattttttgataaATGGGGAGTAAGCTCAGTGTAATTGAGGACTGACAtgtttcttttgtatttttttttcttgttttgtttttctgtattttcacctgttttattcatttttgattGTACAGCACTACGGTGCAcccttgttgttttttaaattgactTGATCGCTTTAGCCTTTACAGCTGCAAATGTAATTATGAGAAAATGCTAACTGCTAAGAAGCTGGAGGAATTTTAGGGGGTGGCACAGAAGCTAAAAGCGTTGTTCTGCTAACGGTGACCGGCCAAACCAGTCAGTTAAGACTGAAGCAACAAAATCTGTGCAGCCTATGAGAGCGTAAAGCTGGATATgaattcagtgttttatttgtgagAGGAAGCCCGTGAAGGTGCCTGCAGTATATTAGACTAAATGTTTGACTCTTATTGGCTGAGTTACAGTTAAAGTGAGgcgctgttttctgtttgtggttttttttttcttttttctccaggCTGGAGGATcagaaagaaatattttttagtCAAAAACAAAGAGCAGACCAAAGAGAGGTACCTGCTGAGCTGGGTGAGTAAAACAGAAAGAATTCCTGTGACAATGAAAAATGATGAGTTAAAAAATATTGATTAAATATAAATGGTGGCTAAATATCATCTTTTGCCAAAAGCCTCTTCACTGCAGACAACTTGAAAGGCTTTGGAGCTCTTGCGGGCTCTTGTTTGATGAGTTATATTGTAGAAGCACTtatcataaatatttattttaatggttAACTGCATGTAAAGCTGCATGTATAGAATTGCCAATCAAATCATATGAAAACTGGTTTAAAAGTTTGCTAACTTTAccataaattacattttaaaagctttttggAGAGATGAAGATTGTCacatctctctgtgtttgtaagTCTGCTAAGGTGACTTTACAGCTCTTGACTTCTGGAAACTCTGATTTATGACTCGTGAGTTAAATCCTTCATATTTCAGTGTCTCAGCCTCCAAACTGATGGCAAGAATGTCAGAAATGCATTATTCAAATAATCTACATTAGATAGCACATGCTGTAATCaccaaaatattttgttttataagaTACTGGCAGAGTTCAGAAGACAGTGCACAGAAACAGTTTTCAAGAGTTTAGCAAAAATATGTGGAAACAAGAAAAACTTTGCTCTTTTACATAAGACTTTTTTGGTAAAAATGTGACTATTAAGTGACATTTCTTCCCTCAAAAGCTCAGAAGACATCAAATGATTCAATAAAATTAGGTGATGTTATAGTATCACCCAGCAGGGTGGGGTaacacatgtttttgtgtgtgtgtgtgtgtgtaggtggacCTGGGTCCTGATAAGTTCCTGtcagacaaagacctgcagTCAGCCATAAAGCTGTTGACCAGCCTGTCTGTACGTACGCACCACATATTTGTCCAAGAATTAGACAAAGCAATCTGTGACATCAGAGCTAGCTAGTGACGTGATCATGTACCTTAATTTGTTAGATCAATTTAGAAACTGTTCATTCTGATGAATTGTCAACTGACAATCCAGCTAAAGCTAGCCAGCTTTGCACATAAATGGCAAAGTTGACTTCACTATAAATGGTATAACAGACAAACACCTGATCAGAGTTGCATATGTTTCCATTTATAGCCTGTAAGTGATTAGACTCCTCTTCCTCGACAGATCCCATATCTCTGTCCACTGTTGTTCTCTAGCACCAGTGAGTCTTCAGCGCTGCTCATCCGGCCGTTCAGTGAGAAGGGCTCTCTGAGAGACCACATCTGTAAGGTAAACAGTCTGTGTGCTCCAGTCAAACTTTCAGATAGTCAAACagcatctgaaccaaagagagGCGCCCTGAAATTTCAGCCTAATTTCATGAGTCACAGTTGATGGAACCACTTATTTCTATATGCACATGGTTTATAGTTTTTTTGCACTATTCATATTTTCCCAGTAAGTCAAACTACAATGTGTAAAACCAACAAAAGACAAAGCACTGCTAGCAGTTATTAAATATTAACAATTATTAACCATAATCCCTCTACCAAAGtcaaaaaatgcagttttgtcAGATTCTGCCTGCATTAAAATTGTGCCGGGAATAACACCTGACTTGCCTCCGCCCTACTCAAGACAACTCCTGTCAGTTGTGCTTAAAGTAGCGTTGGGTCTACTTTTTGCAGAAGCTGTGTCAAGCTCCATGCAACAGGTGAGGGAGGCAGGAAGTCAGATGTAGGAACGACATGGAGAAACTGATTTAAACACCCTGAGTAGACTAAACACTCCTAAATGTCTCCCTGTGTGATATGAAGCCATAGCTGAGCAGCATCAGttgttaaatttaaaataaaacatcgcTGGTGTGCTTTTTACAGAATAGCATTCATCATATTGGAACACATGGGTTGCATTATGGGACTTTTATTGCATGAGGAAGGATTCCTGTATGCGTTGCATTGGTGTGTTTCCTTAAAATAGGCTTGATCAAGCTGTGTTTGTCAAGTTGGTCAAAAGTAGTTCAAACAAAAAATCTTCCTTTGTCCAGGTGAAGCCCAGGGAGAGTTACCTGAAGAAGTACTGCAATCCAAAGAAGAGTCAGGGCCTCGAGCTCCCACACATAAAGCTGTACGGCCGACAGATTTTGGAGGTacagacacacatatacacacagagtcacatatacacacacacatgtatgcacacatacatatatatacatacactgtGTGACTATCTCTGTGTTTATATCCAGGGACTAAAGCTCCTCCATGACGCTGGTATATTTTTTGGTCACCTGCACACGTCTAACGTTCTTGTCGATGACGGCGTGTGTCGACTGATGGACGTGGAGAACGGCATGCTGGGAGTTCCCTCTGCACTGCGACCTGCCTTCACCCAGTTCAGAAAAATTAACGTATGTGCGCACACTGACTCAGTTTGGATTAGCCTGATTAGTTGAGGCTAAAATAAGACCTAAACCTAAACACAGAGATTCTTTTTATCATTGATGTAGTTAGTGTGACCTCTGAAATGATTTATTAAGAACTGAGAGACTAAATAAACCAAGTGTGCCAGATGATCCACAAACTGTTGTTTGAAGGTTTGAGAGACagaaactgtttgtgtgtttacggCAGACCACAGAGAGCATTGATGTCTTCTGCTTTGGACATTTACTGTACGAGATGACGTACGGCCGACCGCCAGACAGCGTGCCCATCGAGCAGTACCCCCCTGCCCCCTCCACAGCTGTGGGTctgtaaatacacacacacacacacgcatcctGTATTTTAATATGTAGAGACCGAATGTCTAAATGGAGCAATtgcagttttattgttgctgaTCTTTGATGGTTTATTTTTCAGGGTCGGTGCTGCAGTCCATTCTGTCCACAGAAGCCTGTAAAAGTGGGATGCCAACAGTGTCGGCACTCATGCAGACGCCGTGAGTTcacctctttttattttttaaagtaaaacacagcttGAAAGCCATCGGGGAGTCTTTGTTATCCCACAAGTGCACATAGGAGCTTttttcgcctctgtcagtgcgccccagggcagctgtggctacaatgtagcttgctatcaccagtgtgtgaatgtgtgtgtgaatgggtgaatgactgaatgtagtgtaa of Maylandia zebra isolate NMK-2024a linkage group LG5, Mzebra_GT3a, whole genome shotgun sequence contains these proteins:
- the pxk gene encoding PX domain-containing protein kinase-like protein isoform X2; amino-acid sequence: MSFLEKPAPGSLLLDDTVPLTAMIEASQNLQSHTEYIIRVQRGVSLDNSWQVIRRYSDFDVLNNSLMVCGITLPLPPKKLIGNMDREFIAERQRGLQTYLDTITQHPLLCSSLPVKKFLDPNNYSANYTEIALQQVSMFFRSDPKWEVLEPLRDMGWRIRKKYFLVKNKEQTKERYLLSWVDLGPDKFLSDKDLQSAIKLLTSLSIPYLCPLLFSSTSESSALLIRPFSEKGSLRDHICKVKPRESYLKKYCNPKKSQGLELPHIKLYGRQILEGLKLLHDAGIFFGHLHTSNVLVDDGVCRLMDVENGMLGVPSALRPAFTQFRKINTTESIDVFCFGHLLYEMTYGRPPDSVPIEQYPPAPSTAVGSVLQSILSTEACKSGMPTVSALMQTPLFSDVQLQRSEKLQIKVPGRLKEALKAAKESLEKRLLEEQRLLHQHRRLTRAQSHHCSEEEKKKRKILARKKSRHSAYENEEDVSVRNNNNSGSGASSPPTCPSSPTPPSTTEHAPF